The following DNA comes from Rhinolophus sinicus isolate RSC01 linkage group LG06, ASM3656204v1, whole genome shotgun sequence.
ACAAATAAGGCCTTGCGTTTTTtgcatttggaaaacaaaacaaggatttTTCAGATCCCCCTCACCACAACACAGACAGCATTTATGTGTTTGCAAAACGGAGAAGGTAAGCGTCAAGTTGGGCCAATCTCCAATCCTGACTAACCTGCTTAGCTCAGTGGCTTTTTAATATCTTATTGAGGATGAcgtaaatttgaaaaaaaaattcctcagtaaattattaatttaataattcaataaaGTAATCCAGGCAAATGGGTAGTGACTATAGATTGAGATGgtttaatagaaataaatcattggAGTGCAGGATTTAGTGAATATTTACTCTGGACAATACTGGTCTGTTTGATGTAGGGGGTATGGAAAAACCGTAAGTGGACTTCTCAAAGTATGTATAATCAGTAAATACAAACACATACGCTTGAAATAATGGCTAAgattaaaacagtaaaatgaataGGTGCTGAAATGTGAGATAGAGATTTAGACTAAAGACCTTgtaggaactttttaaaaaatagatgaatgggtagGTAAGGAAGTTTTAGGAGAGAGAAGCACTTGCCAGGGCAGACTAATGAACTGGTAAGGAACATGATCTATTTGCAAAGAAGTGAGCCTGATCATACTAGAGCAGGAGGACTGGGTAGGTAATGTGGGTTCAGGCTATGGAAGACCTAGAAAGTCAAGCAGAAGAATTTGAAGTCAGTGTGATTGACATGCTTTCCATCTCTATTCCCCTGACAGACTTGAGGGGTCACAAGAATGTGGACCAGTGTGTTGACATAAGGGATGGGAAGAAAGCATGagttataaaaaacatttttaaaagagaaatggacAGGACTTGGTAACTGAATAGCTCATGGATAATGAGGTAGAAGGACGCCAAGTTTTGAAACCCGAGTGCCTGAGAGAATGTGGCATAAGGAGGTGAGGGAAAATTAATTTACATTGTTGGATTTAACTTGATAATGAGATATTCGAATAGCGATTGTCAAGTAAATAGAAGTACAGTGTTGATGGAACCTAATAGTAGGTATCAGgtaatattttgtgaatattttttgaTTAAGTAACTTAGAGATTCCTTCATCTTCTCAGTACCCACATCTTTTAGGTTAATTATTGGATAGTAGCCACacatattgattttcttttgtccGAATTAGTATTACTACCATACAAAGTTACCATGGTATATTCAgactaaaattttttatttttccaataacttgacaaatgacattttaaaatttaggacaGTGAACTTTGCTGCTTTCTTAATGTGAGGAAGGATGGGGGCCGGGGGGAGTTTTCTGTTTGCATATACTAACagacattaaaattatgttttttaaagaggcCTTCCATCACTCAACAGTTAGGAGCAAGGACTATCAGAAAGTTTGGTCATCACTTCAGATATAATACTGTACATTTTGAAGTGAatgcttttcataaaaattagaaagcatgGCCGTAGCAGATGCCATGAATTCAGAAGTTTTTCTCAAGACTTAACTCACTCAAATTCTCCCTTCTAAATAGAAACCAGCAGTACTACTTGAGACTTGCCTCAGGTGTGCAGTGCTTAAAAGTTCTGGGAGGTACAGACGTATTTAGCATTCACATTGTTTTCCATAtgaaatttcttcaaaattacgAGGAACAATGAAAGAATCTCTAATGGAATCATAGAAGAGGGGAACACAGGGTCTGGTTTTCCCAGTTCTACTAGTATACAAAGAAGGCTGAGAATTTTACTGACAGAGAGTATTAAAACTGACCCTTCCTGGTCTTCGTGAAGTCCCATGAGTACAGCCAGGGGCCATGGCCGCAACAACTCAGTCACAGAGTCAGGACAAGAACCCAAGGAGCTTGACATCTGGTCTAGAGCATTTTCCACTATGTCAGCATGCAAATGATTCACATGTTCATAATGACATTGACAGTAAATGACTTCCTATCTGCATGAAAATTCCTAGTGCTGTTTGTcacaaaataaaagagatttttatGTCCCAGGATCTTCATGAATGTTATTCTAAATATTTGACAATTATTAAGCAAGAGTGTAGGGAAATAATAGGAATCTATTAGGTTTGCCACATAAAATTGCCTTTTTGTagttcaaaaacagacaaatattgACAATTCGTATGGTTCAGCCCATAAATTCGCACAATCTTTCTAAAAGGCTGTTTAATGCTAGGAAATCCAGAGCTAACTGcacattttattgttaattttgccCCAGGAAGTATACAAATGAGATATATGCAGAATAATTCATAacattggaaacaacctaaattttcATCAGTAGGGGACTAGTTAaattattctatatatatatacagtggataTGTAAACCTTAAATATGATAATGCAGATACATATTTGTTGACCTGGAAATATGGTCACATTGCTTCTCACTATgcagaagacttttttttttttttttttaagattttattggggaaggggaacaggactttattggggaacagtgtctacttccaggccttttttccaagtcaagttgttgtcctttcaatctcagttgtggagggtgctgttcagcttcaagttgttctttcagtctcggttgtggagggcacagctcagctccaggtccagttgccgttgctagttgcagggggcacagcctaccatcccttgcgggagtcgaaccggcagccttgtggttgagagcccgcgctccaaccaactgagccatctgggaggcagctcagctcaaggtgccgtgttcaaccttagttgcagggggcagagcccaccatcccttgcgggactcgagaagttgaactggcaaccttgtggttgagagcccactggcccatgtgggaatcaaaccggcagccttcggagttaggagcatggagcgctaaccgcctgagccaccgggctggccctgcaGAAGACTTTTGagtgtttttcactttcttttttaaacaatgttcaagattcttttttataattatagaaaacttttcattttgaaaaaatactttGGTCATAGTATTATGATGTTAATCAGGGCCCAAGATACTATGTACtgaattataaaaaatgaatgtCTTAAATTATTTACGTAAGGAGGTCCTCCCTCCTGGATTTCACTgaccattttattctttataaaaaatttatagaCCTAAGTAAGAAAGGGCATATTTCAGTTAAACACAGTAATGTTATAGAAGACTAGAGTTAGACGTGATCTCTGAAATTCGATGAGTAGTGGAGTCAGAAGTCTGTCTAAACATCAATGCATGTgaataatgctattttatttttcaagtatattATTCTTGATACTTTAAAATCTAATTAGGAGGAGGAATGGTCTGAATTAGCAAGAAGTCTAAAAGACAGattgttataaaatataactCAGTTCTTACTGTACTTCAGATACATTCAATAAGTGGAACAATGCTATAAAAAGCATATTGAATAGAGGTTTGTAACCAGCTGACTTTACTGAGAGATATGAACTCTTATAGAGTATCATTTAGGTCCACATATTTGGTATACTACTCATGATTAAACCAATGTGTTCTTTAaacatctaaaatatttttcttactatcTTACTTACTTAATAAGCCTATActattaatttacttaataagCCCTTTCATCTTAGATTACATGAAGGTAACTTTGAGAATAAACCCtacatgaatttttatatatttatatttgaagaatTAGATTTCACCTCATTACTAGAATCCTGTTTCATATATCTTCAATGTTAAAAGATGAATAACAACTACCCTAATGTTGTATAGAGCAGATTTAACGAACATCAAAGAATTATCAGTAAGAGATATATAGGTTATCACATACCCCTATGTTTATAGGAACATGATTTGACttacaaaaaaacccagaatattAAAATAGCAAGATACTTGTTTAATAAGGGAAAGTCAGCTATACAGTGGGGAAAGATGGTAGGAAGCACATTCTACCCATGCaacaaaaaatactaataaaaattacataGCAATGTACATACACTTTTACAAGAGGCTTATGATGTTTGTTTGAGGAATTAATATTAACGTCCCATTGATTATTAatacagaatgaaataaagaatataaaaagggaaaatgaatccAAACTGACACTTTCCAAAGAAATTTATAGCACACTAGATGATCTGTTAGGTGGTGAGTATCTATCTCTTTGTTAGCAATATACAGAGAAACTAagacttttttatattttgtgatgatgatgatgatgataacagcCACGTACTGTGATAAGCATTTTATACACATTATTACTTTTAAGCCACAAACAATCCCATGAAATagagctttattttcctttgtagatAAGGGCTGTTTTaacttccattttaaagatgaaaaaagtgaGGCTCGGAGTAACGAGAACTACAAACTAGAATCAACACatttgactatattaaaataaaataaaaacttctgtgATCAAATTAtaatcaacaaagtaaaaaaaagcCACAATCTAAGATACATACCATGTATTAACAAAGGATTAgtatccaaaataaagaactccGATAAGAAAAAGACACATATAACACAACAGAAAAACAGGCAACAtgtatgtattagtttgctagagctgctgtGAAGAAATGCCAtacactgggtggcttcaacaattcaaatttatattctcagtttttgaggctggaagtccaagatcaaagtgccctcagagttggtttctcctgaggcctctcacATGCTGCCatcttgtgtcctcacatgaccgtttctctgcctccttggtgtctcttcttcctgtaaggacaccagtcgtagTGCATTGGGCCTGACCCTTATGATCTCATCTAACCTTAATTGCCTCCTGAAAGGCCCTATCTCTAACTACAGTCACGTTTCAAGATACTGGGGTTGAAGCCTTCAACTTATGAATTTTGAGGaaacacaattcaatccataacagtatctaagaggcagaaaaggaaacCTGCAAGACCATTAAATACCTGAAAGGATGTACATTAAAAAGACCACAAAATACCATTTCATACATAGCAGTTTGATGTGTTGGAGGGATGTAGAGCAAAGGAACTCTTATGCCTCTggtaggagtgtaaattggtataatcACTTTGGAGAGTAATTTTGCGGTAGCTagtaaagttaaaattaatgtattttctataatCCAGCGCTACACTTCTGGGTAGATATGTACCCAGAGCCTagataaaaattctttttttaagaaaacttacattaagtattttattgtatgcagCCTTCTTCAGTGTCCAGCTTTTGCATGTGGACATAGAACTTGGGAATACAAGCGTGTGGAcgatcttagccttggtctcttaataacacatctttgctcttggcaatctttcctaattcttccattgctgctcTTCGAGactcagctttcttttgatttcatggcttcagtctccatttgaattgatgtcTGAACCAAGATAAGCAAAACCTTTAACAGCAATTCTGACATCTTCATTGTCTATgttaaagttgtgtatttcttcatgatttttgtcttctcgATGTTCAAGTGCAGTTTtttggcactttcttctttcactttcatcagaagtcatttcaaatcaTTATTACTTTCTGCCAGTGAGATGGCATCTCTGTATatcttaatttattaatatttctccttcctctgagtctagccCAATTTTTCATACATGTTCTGTGTATAGATTAAACAGAGataaaattgtatatgtatatgtttatacagagggtgccaaaaaaatgtatatacattttaagaaaggaaaaaactgtattaaatctgtaatactcaatatatactgatagcaaaagatgaatacaagtcatgcatatacattttttggcacccccagtatatacacgtatatatacataatgatgCTGTATCCATAACATTTTGAAACAGAGAACAATAGTGTGTATCCACAATTTGCCTAGGGTGCTGCGGGATATTTTGGAATTTGAAGGAAACAGTGGTACTGGACGTCTGTTGGATCCCCACACACTACTAGCTTGAGATAGTTCACTATTTCAATATAAAATCATACTACAATCCTTTCTATAACATCTTATTTGCAAAGCTGGGGTTTGGGATGATGGtgtgataaaaagcaagttgAACAGGAAGTGAGGGTTGGCTTTGCCCCATCTGACTCCAAGGTTTGAGACATGCAGTGCCCAACGGTACATTCAAGTAGTAAGTTTAGTTAAGAGTGAAATAagatgtgatatttttctttcagtttatgtatgtgtattttgaaTCAGTTATTAAGTGGGTGGGACAAATACTTGTTAAGTTGTTTGAGCTTAACTACTTAATAAATGGAACTGTTAGGTACTTCTTTTGGTCTAGGGGTTCTGTGAAAATATTACCGAGATGTTAAGGTGTCACAGAATGAGAAAGTCTGGGAacttgatatatattatttagaGTACATAAATGAGcagtaaaagtagaaaaatatggaTGGGAAGAATACATACATACTAGCTTCAGTAATCGTGGTTATctctggggagggagaaagaaaggaatttagATAGAAGGGACAGGTCATTAATTTTGCAGTACTATTTCGTTCTATTTTGCCTTAtttgcttctgatttttaaaaatatattaaatctgGGTAATTTGTCATATTGAGAAACTATATGTAGCATACCATTTAGAAGTAGTATTCTGGAATCTTACCAGCTCTCTGACGTTAGGCAAGTGACATAACATCTCTTatgtcttagtttccttatctgtaaaacaaggataataacAGTACTGACCTTATGGGATTGTTATAAGATCAAACAACTTTATATGTATTCGATATTATACTATTCACGgtgcttttatattcttttgaaacattttacaattaaaacattttaaaattacagtacaACAAAAGAGGTTTGAAGATATCTTCCACTTTGTTGTGATGGTATTTGACCAGAATGATATATAACATGCTTTTTCTAGCAGTCATTTGAGAACAACTTTCCCtcctgttaaaaattattttgttttgtttgctagcACAAAGCCATGCCAAACATCTACTCAGTACAAAAGGTTGAACTATACATGTAATTCTTAAAAGGCTCAAAAAGtgtatttcataaatgttaatGTAACTTGACATAAATCTACGGTCAGCTAATTcttatttctgtctttctctttctactgAGATGTCAGCAACGGAGATCACTCCCAGGACTTACTAACTCAGCCACTGACGCCAGCATTTCTTCCTTCAGACAGTTTGAACCCATTCTCAAATTTCATGGGACAAAAGCATTTAATGATGAAACGATAACATTTCAAAATCGGACAGGTGGCTTACCTTATACAGAGAAGAcagaattggaaagtcatgtaTATAATTACACAAAAGACAACGACATAAAGGAAGAttcatttaaggaagaaaatccAGTTGAAACTAGCACTTCCAGAAATAAAGACTGACTTGCCCATGAATGTGTCAGGCGCCTCCGAGAAGCCCGCCTCTAATCTGCTGCAGTGGATAGACACTGCAATTCACGGAAATGTCACTGGCTAAAAATACTGCCCTCAATTTGAGTGAACCTCAAAGCTGTCTGTGTAAGGAATGTGTACACAGTGATGTTGAAAAACCATTTTATACAGACAAAAACTTTAACCATCTTGATCTGATAGCTAATTATAGAACAAAGGAGGTAAGATTTTTAATGGTCAGTAGAATATTGAAggatgtgtttttttaaaaagtgtataatcTAGGACTTTCCCAAATAGTGATAAATCATCTAATCAGTACAAGGGACATTGCTTCTCTGGGGAAAATACCTTCCAGATCTTGAAccatttagaaacaaatttttctttaaaaaattcaagtcTATACTTGGAAATTAGCTCTACCCAATGATAATTTCTTCGAAGATCAAGGCTCTGTCTTACTCCTTTTATGCACCCTACCATCTGCATGGTGCCTTGACTAAAATGTACTTTTACATTTGGGGAGCCAAATTGATTGGAACTCAGACTTTACATTAAGAAAAAGtttacaaagagaaagaagtacAGAGGTATTAAATTATTTGACAAGGAGAGCTTAAGATTTTTCTATTATGTGGGATTTCTATTGACAAGCAAAAATTACTTTTTAGCAAAGTGAAAACATTAATTTGTGTTGTGATTTATTGATTCTGGGCATGCGTGTAACATCCTAATAGCACTGAACATGCCAGCAGTATCAATTCTATGTGCTctaaacaaaaaagtaaaaattttaggaATTGGTGTGGGCAAATAGATATAATTTAAACATAGCATAAATAATACCTTTTCATCATAAGTTTGATGAGAAAATCTTTGATTATTATGTTTCATTTGCAAGTATgaccagttttttgttgttgttgttgttgtttatttatttggaagcAGCATTTAAAAGAgaactttatttcccttttccctaTGTTGATTTctggaaaatgacattttaaaaatctgtttaattagcatttcccaaaattgttccttttcatttccgTTGTGTTTAGTCATTCAGTGATTCAGTCAATAAACACTTTCAGGCATCTTTTATAAGCTAGGCCCTGCATTATGTGTTGGTTATgtaatggttaaaaaaacaacaacaaaaagatatggTTTTTATTGTCATGAAAATAACATCCAAGTAGAGGAgatagacattaaacaaataatcacacaaataaagGTAAATTTTCAATTATGGTAAGTGCCCTGAATAAAAGTCACAGAAAATTATATAACGTTATATAGAATTACATATAAACTTGCAGTTGTGATAAGTGCTGGAGTAAAAGTAAGATGGGAGGTTTACTGTCTTGGTCAAGGAGTTTGGAGAAGGCTTCCTGATGTAGTGGGAATTGAGCCGAGCTCTGAAAGATAGTTGGAGTTAGTACGGTAACAGGATGGGAGAGATTCCATGTAGAAGTAACATGTGCAGAAACCCTGTGGCGTCCACCTGAATGAAGCCCAGTGTTGCTGGGTTGGAGGCAGCAAGAGGGATGTAGTAGAAGAGGATGGAGAGGTAGCACGGGGCAGGTGTCAAGATCCGACAGCAAGCAGTACCTTATGGGCCTCAGTACAGATAGTTGTCTTTACCCCAGAAGTATGAGGAAACTTTAGAATACAGAGGTCTAATATCTAAATTCTAGAAAGTTACGCAACCCACTCCTACACAGATATCTTTTACTGGGTTCTTATGTCATattcatttcagtgtttttttacTACAACTTACTGTCTTTTTTATATCCCCCAAAACCTGTATTGTGGGCAGCAAATCAATCTCAACCACAAGACACATTCATCTGGCATTCTAACATTCACAGGAGTCATAGCACAGGGAGGTAATGGTTCAatgaggaatagaaaaaaatgtgtattcaaaaGAAGCCTCAGGGACTGCAGGGTAATTGATAACTTTGTTTTAATTCCTGTGAAGTCAAATGAAGTATCTCCCATGTGTCCAGAAAAGTTTGCATCATAGAAAATGGTGAGAGTatcaaagtttaatttttcttttgtaaaagttAATGTGATACATATCTTTATCATATATCTGTCGTTTGTGCTCTGCTATGCTGTTAGGTGCTACACATACATGTCGCAATTAACACTTAAGTACTCGTATTTTTGTTAAGTGAGCATTATTATTGGAAATAGATATTATAGTTGTTACTTTATAGCCCAAACTAGGGATCTACAGTTCGAGGCCAGCTCTGACTTCAAAGTTCAGGATAATTCTACTCTTTCATACTTATTTACTATAATTCACAGATTACCGTTTCTTCAAAAGGAATACAGAATTCTGGGGAGATGTCAGGCAATCACCAAAAGGAAGTCACAGTGGATGGCATGGAGACTTCAGGCATTGCCACAGCTTGTTTTTCTGAAGACATTTCTTCGAGTGGTGGAGCCTCTCAGGAGGATTGCAAGACACCTGACACAGAGCAAAGTTTGGAAAGCTTACAACCTCCAGAGAAGGATATGGTTTTAAATGAAGTCTTGTGGAAATTGAAACATGCTAACAAAAAGCAGCAAACTCTGATCCAGAAGCTGCAGTGCAGTAACATTTATTTACAGAAGAGGGTTGAGGAACTACAGCTGAAGCCCACCAGACAGCAAGTGTTCGTTGACATCCTGAATAAGCTGCAGGAAACTGCCGAAGCATTAATTGAAGACAAATACAGAGTAATGCTAGAGAAGAATGATGCCGACAAGACCTTGCAGAATTTGCATGACATTTTAACTAACACCCAAAAACATCTTCAGAAGTCGAGGAATGAAAAGGAGACCTTACAAGCAGAGCTTAAGAGGAACAAGAGCAATTATGTTTGTTTACAGGAAGGGTtcataactgaaatgaaacaaaaaaatatagcTGTGAGTCAGTGCATAGAGATGGGCAAAGCCTTAAGCAAGAAAGAAGAAGAGGTAGAGAGGCTGCAGCAACTCCAAGGAGAATTGGAAAAGGTCAACACTTCTGCTTTGAACTTgttgaaaagggaaaaagaagccCAAGAACAAGAGTTCCGGTCTTTACAGGAAGAATTTCAGAAACGTGAAAATGAAAACCtggaagaaagacagaaactgAAATCTAGAGTTGAGCAATTGGTAGCGCAAGTAGAAGATTTGCAATTCACATCTGAAAGTGAAAGGGCTAAGAATACACAACTTCAACAGCAAATCAACGaagtaaagaatgaaaatgcaaaactTCAGCAGCAGGTTGCCAGGAGTGAGGAGCAAAATTATGTCCCTAAATTTGAGATAGCTCCGTTAAAGGAGCACTTGGAGGAAGTAATGGAGTCAGCTATCACAAAGGTATTGTCACAAATTCAGTCTCTAATGCAGAATTTCAGGAGTTTCTAACAGGCCGGTGGTGCGTATTTAGGCATAACACACAAATTTGTTTGCAGAAAGAATAATTAaccaaaaaggagagagaaaatggaaaatgcaccATAGTTTTGGAGAAGGTTCTTTGGTTCTTGGGTACTTACACTGAAGAACAGCCATTT
Coding sequences within:
- the CAGE1 gene encoding LOW QUALITY PROTEIN: cancer-associated gene 1 protein (The sequence of the model RefSeq protein was modified relative to this genomic sequence to represent the inferred CDS: inserted 2 bases in 2 codons; substituted 4 bases at 4 genomic stop codons), which translates into the protein MLFIKIRKHGRSRCHEFRSFSQDLTHSNSPFXIETSSTTXDLPQNEIKNIKRENESKLTLSKEIYSTLDDLLGDVSNGDHSQDLLTQPXDASISSFRQFEPILKFHGTKAFNDETITFQNRTGGLPYTEKTELESHVYNYTKDNDIKEDSFKEENPVETSTSRNKDXLAHECVXAPPRSPPLICCSGXTLQFTEMSLAKNTALNLSEPQSCLCKECVHSDVEKPFYTDKNFNHLDLIANYRTKEITVSSKGIQNSGEMSGNHQKEVTVDGMETSGIATACFSEDISSSGGASQEDCKTPDTEQSLESLQPPEKDMVLNEVLWKLKHANKKQQTLIQKLQCSNIYLQKRVEELQLKPTRQQVFVDILNKLQETAEALIEDKYRVMLEKNDADKTLQNLHDILTNTQKHLQKSRNEKETLQAELKRNKSNYVCLQEGFITEMKQKNIAVSQCIEMGKALSKKEEEVERLQQLQGELEKVNTSALNLLKREKEAQEQEFRSLQEEFQKRENENLEERQKLKSRVEQLVAQVEDLQFTSESERAKNTQLQQQINEVKNENAKLQQQVARSEEQNYVPKFEIAPLKEHLEEVMESAITKDAKMIHSNLFLNCSPCEGESLNPLNVKNSQLASKIHNLLALTVGLLTCQGTNSPDAEHFKESEKVSDTVVQKLKSFYLKRKNLDEELLKHKDRITTFKEIIANEKAFQDQVTEVTDLDSNEAKNVRDVPLLLGAKLDKYHSLNEKLDFLIAKLGNLLESKEDHCSRLIEENDKYQKHLGNLINKITSYEEIIKCADQRLEISHSQIAHLEERNTYLEGLIRRPREKARKPRPGRLENRPKSMTVTPAILEGNRNDFN